A single genomic interval of Ramlibacter pinisoli harbors:
- a CDS encoding enoyl-CoA hydratase/isomerase family protein: MHDNDGRSQDGVRVRRDDHVLHITLDTPDNGNLVSAAMGEAIVAALAGLDPQVRLVVLRGAGADFCAGRVSPTPAKGAPPPSAERLRQLVAQPALDLYDAIKAVPVPTLAIVQGRAIGVGTALAAVCDLTLAAEDSRFQVPEMERDIPPTLVMAALCDRVPLKSLAWLVLSRREWSGREAQAGGLLSFTAPAAQLEQEAQALIATLAAGSPVALRACKQYLAHAPAMPPQAASAFAAHLCATALSARY; the protein is encoded by the coding sequence ATGCATGACAACGACGGCCGCAGCCAGGACGGGGTGCGCGTGCGCCGCGACGACCACGTGCTGCACATCACCCTCGACACGCCGGACAACGGCAACCTCGTCAGCGCGGCGATGGGGGAGGCGATCGTCGCGGCGCTGGCCGGCCTGGACCCGCAGGTCCGGCTCGTCGTGCTGCGCGGCGCCGGCGCCGATTTCTGCGCCGGCCGGGTCTCGCCCACGCCCGCCAAGGGCGCGCCGCCGCCGTCCGCCGAGCGCCTGCGCCAGCTGGTGGCGCAGCCGGCGCTGGACCTCTACGACGCGATCAAGGCCGTCCCCGTGCCCACCCTGGCCATCGTGCAGGGACGCGCCATCGGCGTCGGCACGGCCCTGGCCGCCGTGTGCGACCTGACGCTGGCGGCCGAGGACAGCCGCTTCCAGGTGCCCGAGATGGAGCGCGACATCCCGCCCACGCTGGTGATGGCCGCGCTGTGCGACCGCGTGCCCCTGAAGTCGCTCGCCTGGCTGGTGCTCAGCCGCCGCGAATGGTCCGGCCGCGAAGCCCAGGCCGGCGGCCTGCTGAGCTTTACGGCCCCGGCGGCGCAGCTGGAGCAGGAAGCGCAGGCGCTGATCGCGACCCTGGCCGCCGGCTCGCCGGTGGCCCTGCGCGCCTGCAAGCAGTACCTGGCCCACGCGCCCGCCATGCCTCCACAGGCAGCCAGCGCCTTCGCCGCCCACCTGTGCGCAACGGCGCTGTCGGCGCGCTACTAG